AATAGCTGTTTGTGTCATGTGCAATGTTAATGGGAGTGACTttgtaattatcaatcagctgcacttgcagggccccaattaaaaaaaaaaaaaaaaatatatatatatatatatatactcactttataactatatattaatatatagtaATGTTTGGCAGATTGCCTCCTAAAGAAAGCGTGAATGTGAACAGACACCAAGAAATTTAataatgtgtgtttctgtaaaagGAACATGTAATATAGTGCATTATGTTGCATTAACTTTTTTTGTTActgagattgtttttttttttttatgtattcattTCTAATTGTTTTCTTCTCCCATGTCAGGTGGGAATGTTGTCATTCTGAACACATGGGGAGATGAAGCTGGACCCCATGTTCAGGCACTGCACTTCAGTTTTGCTCTGGGGGCTCTTCTGGCACCAATCTTGGCAAAAATAATTCCAGAAATTCTGCCCTTTGATAAGATTCATAAAACATCACAAGAAGTACTAAATATGCCTCTTGAAATTAAGAAGTCAATGCTGTCCTATATTGTTATTGCCACATACATTTTGCTGGTCTCTATATTTTTATTCATCTTGTACTGTAAAAGTCCGCCCAATCGATCAGCCGCTAAGGGTTCAGAAGAAAAGGGAAGGACAGCCAAGTATCACAACGCTCTCATCTTTcttctttgtttgtttttctttttctatgttGGGGCAGAAGTTGCCTATGGTTCATACATATTTACTTACGCAATCACTATGGCAGAGATGGATCATGATAAGGCTGCAGGGCTGAACTCTATATTTTGGGGAGTATTTGCTACAGTTCGAGGTTTTGCTATCTGCTTTGCAACATGTTTGTATCCGGGCACCATGCTGCTTCTTAGTGTGATTGGCTGCACTGTTTCATCTGTATGTTTAATGATCTTTTATAAAGAACACATAGTCCTTTGGATTGGAAGTGCACTGTATGGAGCATCAATGGCTACCACCTTTCCAAGTGGTTTCTCTTGGGCACAGCAGTACACGACTATAGGAAGCAAGTCGGCTTCCTTATTTGTGGTTGGAGCAGCACTTGGAGAAATGGCAATTCCTGCCTCTGTAGGATACCTTCAGGGAATGTTGCCCACTCTTCCAGTACTTATGTACACCATCTTGGCATCTTCTGCTGTGACAGCTGTCTTGTTTCCAGTCATGTACAAACTGGCCACTTCTTCGCAGGACAAGGAACGGTGGGGTGGAGTTGAAAGTGAAGACCGAAGGGCTTTACTTTCAAGTTCTGGcctagaggaagaagaggaggaggaggatgcacaGCAATGGAATGATGCAGATTTTgaagccattgaaatgaatgacaGAAGTAAAAATTCTATCACTGTGATAACAGAGGATGCATCAGAGGTGACTTCCACTTCCAACAGCAACAGCCAGACTTTTTCCAAGAATGGGACACTCAGCGATCAGGCGGTTGACAGATCACCTTTAAAAAAACTGTTGAATGTGGACagagaaaaaaatgattaaatttgTATTGCAAATcggtttaattatttttttttacctgcttatCAGACATCAACGCAAGTTGCCTAAAATGATCTGCAAATTTTTTATAATTGAAGGATAGAGGAAATACAGACAGAACGGAAAAGCCTTTTTCATTTACTTTTGTTGGCCGCCTTTaaactgtttgtgtgtgtgtactaCTGTAAACGGTCTTGCTAAAGCCCAGCTACATAGATACTTTACCCTAAATATTTAAGTTCATCTCATTTTAAACCTAATTGCTTTAAAAGTTTACGGCTGGCTGCTAACTTCAAGCTTTTCAGTTGTGGTCAAAGAAAGCCTGTGTTCTGGCTTCACAAAGGCAAACTCCAgacaaaatgttttgtttttttattttggatatagTGTCTGGTTTAGAGCCTCAGTCAGGACTTTATCTGCCTGTGTCTATTGAGAAGATTTAAACGTGTCTCCTCTCAGGGCAGAAAGTGATGGGTAATTTGACAGTAGGGGACACAGACAAAATCAAGACCATTTTGTAGTAGAGTGGGGATGTGTAAAACTTCCAAAACCTTTGTCCCTTCCGGTTCCAATGACAGCTGCTCCCCATGCCTTGTCTCGGTGGCATGGAGACCTGAATTgagacaagcccccccccccccaccaccaagtTGGTaatagacagaaatacaaatatgTCCAAACTCTTTTCCACTCTTGTAAAGAGTTGTTAATGTCTCTCAAATTCCACATTCATTTCAGGACACCAGCTATATCTGTGGAGCCTCAACTAGGTGTTTTGAGTTCTGCCTAAGCTGCTTCCTAACGCAGGGCAGAAGAGACTGCAAGGACTGGTTGAGCAGTATGGTGGAGCCTGCGGAAGCAGAGGATCAGGTAACTAATACTCCTTTACCTGGTCCTCTAGACACTCCACTGCAAGAGTGGTCTTCTATTTTTTCTGCTGTTCAGCTTTAGGATAATCTTGCAGATAGAAAACGCTGTTTATTTTGCACTATTCCTTCTCATTCACTGTGCAGAGAAGTTAACTTTGGCAGTTGATCAGAGTGTTTTAATATGcactaattaaaataaaaaaaacgttagaCACATGTAAAAGCTTATAAGTGTATCTACAGCATggttcttcaaactacagccctccagttgttcaggaactacaattcccatcatgcctagtcatgtctgtgaatgtcagtgtgttacaatgcctcacgggatgtgtagttctacaacagctggagggccatagtttgaggatccccgaTCTACAGCATCCATCACTTCTGTGAAATCTTGTAAGCTAGatcaaagtggttctaaacttaatttttcccccctttttaaaataacaaacatattatactttacctgttctgtgcaatagttatgccctgatccttctcttctcaggtcccctgccaCCACGCCTAGCtctaccacccctcccccccttctaagaatagattgcctggctgtcatgctgaccctgtttcaataCTTTTGAGTCACTGGCCTGGGACAAGTATACAGATAAATTCTTCTATCTTTTCTAAATGTAATGAGACTATGAATGTACTGAATCCAGTGGGTCAGCATAACTGCCAGTCAAATGGCACTTTTAGAATAAAATCAAGAATGCTAccccgatttttatttttttatggcaaGCTTAATTTTAAGAAATTTTCACTCTGAGGATGCTCAGGACAAGAGAGAAGATGGTCTGCACATTTAGCCGGATTTAATTTGCTGTATTACCAAGAGCTCCCTCCTAGTAGCCCCTACCTTATCAATTGAAACTGTACAGTTAAGGACACTTCCCTATCTCTCTTCAAAAAAAGCTACATACACACGTTTATTTTTACAGTCTTCAGTGACCGTAAATAAAGAATCTGCCTTGGAAATGCAAATATCCTTTAAgccaggggtcagcaacctgtagatcaCGGACAGGTGACTGGTAAATCTCGCTCTGGGTTTGCTGACCTGccattccaaagcatcagagtgcagtgcagagggactacttgtaaagttggagctgtagtagggagcaagagcaTCATAAGCAGATGCCTCCTCCTGTAGGGTCAGCTCCTGTTTCATGAGGAGTcataccaactgcactccatctcttatcccgggtagagtggtgccagcagcaggaaaaaaGATCTTCAGGttagtgtgaagcaatacactgggcataatagtatagggctgctttcacactgatgtgctgcagtttacccacactgcAGGTTTAGTGCAGTGTACCTTCAGCTGTCCTGCGGGTTTTCTGTGCTTGGCCATAGACACCTATTATTATAACCTGCTGTGATGTGTGTACGAGCCCTAAGGTGCCGCTGCTGAATGCAGCTAAGGGCTCATTTaagtgctgctcctctgaaaagcgataCGAGTGTGTGTTGATGAGTGATGAGGAGGCAATATGTTCCCTTCTCACtacctgatttaaacccatgattgccaTGCAATGCATGTGTTTGTGACACGGTAGTACTGCAATTACAGTTTTAAATAAGGTGTGAGGAGGAGACACTGTGATCTTTGACTTGTCCTGTATTCAGGTagattgcctacccctgctttacccacttaagccccggacctttaggcagctaaatgcccaggccaggttttgcgattcgacactgcgtcgctttaacagacaattgcgtggtcgtgcgccgtggtttccaaacaaaatagacgtccttttttcccacaaatagagctttcttttggtggtatttgatcacctgtgcggtttttattttttgcgctataaacaaaaatagagcgtcaattttgaaaaaaatgcaatattttttttaaaaaaatggcaataagcgtttatcgattggtttgctcaaaatttatagcgtttacaaaataggggataattttattatttttttttctactactaatggcggcgatcagcgatttttttttttttttttttttttttttttttttcgtgactgcgacattatggcggacacttcggacaattttgacacatttttgggaccattgtaattttcccagcaaaaaatgcatttaaattgcattgtttgttgtgaaaatgacagttgcagtttggaagttaaccacagggggcgctgaaggagttagggttcacctagtgtgtgtttacaactgtaggggggtgtggctgtaggactgacatcatcgatcgagtctccctataaaagggatgactcgatcgatgcagctgccacagtgaagcatggggaagccgtgtttacatatggctctccccgttcttcagctccggggagcgatcgcaagtaggcggctagaaacgaatagccgcgccctcttcccggatcgctccccgcgggtttccgaccgccgcatgtaccggggggggtggtcccgattggacccccgacccgcggaaaggcagggacgtacatgtacgcccatatgcctgtacgtgccattctgtggacgtacatatacatgcggcgggcgttaagcatTATGTAACCGTTATTTGACAGCATCTTTTCTGCAGCTATTCGGTCCATACCATGCAATGACAGGCTGGCGGTGACTAAAGCTGTTTGTGACAGTTTGTACACCTGCATTGATCATGGCTGGACACAAAAAGACTGCATTCAGCCAAGATCATCTGTCTCTAACTGCAGGAAATCACTGGCTGTGGCTGCAGTCAGCCTGCTTTTGTATTGTATGTGTTGAGTGGCCGCAGCTcacacctgtcatttcagccccAGGAATCTACAGATTCTTGCTGCTGGAATTTGCTGGTTGTGCTAATCGCctatgtgaatgtagcctaagatATAATTGGTTATGTAAATCCAGCATATTACTTTTATAGACTGATTTGAGAAACGTAGGACCCCATCATGCACTGTTCAAATGTTAATTGGCTAAACCATTGAGTGAGTAATATttgattctcttttttttttttttttttttaagattagtcAACATATAATGATAAATTGCAATTTAGAAGTGACAAATAGTTGTAATGCTTATTACTGTTATGTTATGGTACCAGTTACAATGCACTGCCTCGTCTACCCCATTTTGGTCCTAATTATGACATACCAAAAATGATATCCAGTCTTTCTTGCAATCTTGAAATGTATTGACCATTTTACTGACATAATTTCAAGGAACCGTTAATGCTGTCACGTTCCGGTTTTAATTAAGATTATTTAGTTAggaggtgcagagggctgtggtAATGTGCAGGGTGTAATTTGGATGTTGCCATCTATTCAGAGCTGCCGAAAAGCATAAAGAGCTATTGCTGTGCTTTTAAATCGGTCTTCTACATATATGTAGCCTTTAGGTGTTCGTTTCATATCCAGAGAGCTGAGCATGATCAACCATAGATGGTTTTTATGTGTGAGAGATCTGGATATGACAGatccttttgttttgtgtttttttttttttttttgtttaaaaaaaaaaaaaaacaactagggCCAACAATCAGCTGCAGTAGTTGCATACTATCCCCTCCTGGCAACTCTGGCTTAATTTCTTGAAAAGCTTCTCTGCTAATTGCCATTAGCAACAGTTCACTGATTCCTATTGCAGTCACTTATTGGTTGTTGTGCAGTGGTTGTCACTGTGATCCTTTTAGTAGTGTTACCTGTAGATGTCCTAGCAGTTTTATGATTTCTCAGTAAATCTGTAACATGCTGTAGCGCAGAATATGATGAATAACCTGGTATAGCTGGACAATATATGACTCAAATCTTCAGGGGAATGCTCTTTATTGTCTATTAAGGAACAGAAGAATATAGTAGTTTTCAGATGTGTGGGTTATATGCCCCTACCTACAGAAGGTGGATGCTGGCATGCAGAAAAATTTGAAGACCAGCCCAATataaaccccacctttttaagcTCCAGGtctcagttttttttatagtgtcAGCTAGCTCTGGTGAGGGCATTTCTAGATGTATTTCGACAATTTTCTACTTTtgattaaagtgtaaaaaaaatacttactgtGCTGCTTGAGCTGGTCTATATACAGCAGCTATCCAGATCGGCATTCCTCAGCATAGGCTTGAAAGCTGTGTCTAGACCTCACTGGACTGAAGAATGTGACATTCGGGCACTGGGCTCTGCTTGTGGGGCTTTCTGGACCTTGCGTCCCATGTCTGCCGCAGAATGCTCTCCAAGTCCAGAGAAGCTGGCAAACACTGGTGTGGCCTGAAGACTTGGATGCTGAGTAAGTCCATGGTTGGGGCGAAGCTACTGGACTGTGACCTTTGGGCACTGGGCTCTGCTTTATGGTGCTTTCCAGATGTGCAAATTCTATGTCAGTTAGCTGCAGAAAACTCTCCAGCTCTAAGGTGCACTCAGTCTCTCATGTCTCCTGCTGATGCAGATATCTTGACAAGTGGTATCTGCATTAGTTCTACATTGGAAGCTttccagaccttttttttttttttgtgtactgcCCAGTTGCAGGGCACTACCCAAAATTTAGAGCAGTGATATCATTTTTGAGAAAATCTACCTCAGGAAATACAAtagtacagggctcaaaatttcaagtcctgagctactagccaggccttagttacttgccaccagttgccccacccaaccctctaccctgccccgccccgcccctaattccacccttaaacacaccctcataaatgatctcattaaatgacactgttaaatgttttatgcagaaataagttacaaaaacaaatattaacaaagtgcagcctcatcagtgcccatcaatgcagcctatcagtgcccattggtgcagccGCATCAGTGcacccttaccagtgcccatcagtgcagtttcaccagtggccatcagtgcagcttcaccaATGCggcccgatcagtgcccatcaatgcatcctaatcagtgcccatcaatgcagtgaaATTGGAGGTATAGGTATAATAGATTGTCAGGGGtggtggaattggaggcataagTATGATTcagacctatgcctccaattctacTCCCATCCAATCCATTATACCTATGCCTCGAATTAACCCCCGCCCCTCCCCCAATCCCCCATTTAATGCCTCCAACCCCCTCAAGCACGCGCTGCTTCCAATCACAACACACTGTCATAGTTGCCATTCTCCTGCGGGGGTCAGGCATCGCTGCACAGAGAACTGGCTTGAGGCATGCACTGCCCCACTCCTTGGACATGGAGAGGGGTGGTCCCAGGCAGCTGTCTGTTTCTGTTGAAATGCCTGCACTGCGGGAGGTGGGATGTGTGAGAGGGGCGTTCCCCGGTGGTTAACTACTGTATTCTT
The sequence above is drawn from the Rana temporaria chromosome 4, aRanTem1.1, whole genome shotgun sequence genome and encodes:
- the MFSD4B gene encoding sodium-dependent glucose transporter 1 encodes the protein MGNGKKKKQVRFARAGDDEAGDEEEEDTLFEKRPARRRAEELEDEGARSRAEDEVRLVSGGQQCRGMRCCVTTVMCAAFLGLGMAISVLGPTFPDLAANVDSTVGNISYIFVGRSMGYLGGSILGGVLFDRMNEHLLLGLSMIATCIGLFVLPWCKKAILLTGAMSVVGISMGFLDTGGNVVILNTWGDEAGPHVQALHFSFALGALLAPILAKIIPEILPFDKIHKTSQEVLNMPLEIKKSMLSYIVIATYILLVSIFLFILYCKSPPNRSAAKGSEEKGRTAKYHNALIFLLCLFFFFYVGAEVAYGSYIFTYAITMAEMDHDKAAGLNSIFWGVFATVRGFAICFATCLYPGTMLLLSVIGCTVSSVCLMIFYKEHIVLWIGSALYGASMATTFPSGFSWAQQYTTIGSKSASLFVVGAALGEMAIPASVGYLQGMLPTLPVLMYTILASSAVTAVLFPVMYKLATSSQDKERWGGVESEDRRALLSSSGLEEEEEEEDAQQWNDADFEAIEMNDRSKNSITVITEDASEVTSTSNSNSQTFSKNGTLSDQAVDRSPLKKLLNVDREKND